In Nomia melanderi isolate GNS246 chromosome 4, iyNomMela1, whole genome shotgun sequence, the following are encoded in one genomic region:
- the LOC116435140 gene encoding rifampicin phosphotransferase-like isoform X2 encodes MLFYGADQKGNSLLIKFSHRGFKNVEVSLYLTFDGRLYVLPDYPDTTLLSSFNQEWATANLKIELLQAEQRWRIIYNGMLRNLSQGDKCSDENIEHVRLNFIFIANSIPLKWPEDWSPKLHSDVLAREQWRNPQWMNKIKQLDYTGTDYFGSLLGQVRYNDGLTSTLYLRGLHQHRWGKHESYEFKESVTLFGVMLYGSLCYLNASSTKQNFPRIQSGQFRDNKEDIRNIDSMGFTLSDFIGKELTNDSEYRTWFTADGEDYDILIKLGDSVTMYYGQPWNWKNEIIPVKLKFNGQPGVGLLQVCSSYSGPCPINAFQKLQYIQQFYAPVERNDYIIRFDDKKCQNENIVGGKAFSLAILISIKNKNFVIPNGFCITVFALELQLHTHKKLQKVIEDIEHVSVGKKDGDLQEYCNRAVQIIQSTPIVDGIRESILRAINELEAENRSDTPNRYAIRSSAVGEDSEETSAAGQNSTYLGIQGIDNIIQSVAMCWASLYSYQSVMYRKQHGMFVKATMGVCVQKMVNADAAGVMFTRHPTTGNPSNIVITANYGLGETVVSATVEPDTIVVHKSWDNKLTVKNSVSGSKQQKLLVSNNGVVTVDLNEQEKKEICISEDMTLRLAAIGVDLETLFGSARDIEWAIINQQIYLLQARPITTLYTWTEFEIMHELDTEVLNDIDMFTFANVGEVMPYPLSPLSISLFVKTINNLLNIRHHISNRSSLNITTMRCTMNYLNAFHRDVGKYISTLNKIADISFSGNVVVTPEIHKVALEKFGPATACRQLFQLYRMISDMFTVNIVEKTAKQVHQNFILNAENFHTTYSLYNEINNKYPVYAELLDHHLHTTAVSTAYKMFAILLLMKSYKDFVPDHFSDTAILLGSCNDIISGQVVIGIKKVIRYIRKSEIDEEFKKLDPTKAIQWLKVNCPPAAIEVENILREHGHRCVQELDFFSESWSLKPENLIVTLQTMISSPNTNVTKKALNPEETVALLKTPKSRIIKLILKKLIPLSRRAIVQRELTKSLLSSITHKFKLAYRRLGKLMVLEEYLPSEDLIFFLTNEELGEILSHRNISSVARAFRRRKIYHHVKQLRYPELGTGMPIPIQDDTNVDRFLAADGSIKIQGVTVCGGSVLNRACVITDLSDAHKIQSGDILITHATDIAWSPYFALLSGIVTELGGLISHGAVVAREYGLPCIIAAKKATQLFRTGDTVLLIADSGILQLVKKCDSEEEMKIHN; translated from the exons ATGCTTTTTTATGGTGCTGACCAAAAAGGGAattcattgttaattaaattttcgcaTAGGGGATTTAAAAATGTGGAAGTGTCGTTGTATCTAACATTCGATGGCCGATTATACGTGTTGCCTG ACTATCCTGATACCACACTATTGAGTAGTTTCAACCAGGAATGGGCAACAGCGAatcttaaaattgaattattgcaaGCTGAACAACGTTggagaataatttataatggCATGCTTAGGAATTTGAGTCAGGGTGATAAATGTAGCGACGAAAATATTGAACACGTTCGGTTGAACTTCAT atttattgcaAACTCTATACCCTTGAAGTGGCCAGAGGATTGGAGTCCTAAACTGCATTCAGACGTTCTAGCTCGTGAGCAATGGAGAAATCCTCAGTGGATGAACAAGat aaaacaaCTGGATTACACAGGTACCGATTACTTTGGATCTTTGCTGGGCCAAGTAAGGTATAACGATGGCCTTACTTCTACGTTATATTTGCGCGGACTGCACCAACATCGTTGGGGAAAACATGAATCTTATGAATTTAAAGAATCTGTTACGTTGTTCGGTGTGATGTTGTATGGATCCTTGTGTTATCTTAATGCGAGCAGTACAAAGCAAAATTTTCCGAG AATACAGTCTGGACAGTTTAGAGACAATAAAGAAGATATTCGAAATATAGATAGTATGGGATTCACATTATCTGATTTCATAGGAAAGGAATTGACAAACGATTCAGAGTACAGAACATGGTTTACAG cTGATGGTGAAGATTATGATATTCTTATAAAACTTGGTGACTCTGTAACTATGTATTATGGTCAACCATGGAATTGGAAAAATGAGATTATTCcagtgaaattgaaattcaatggaCAACCAG gtGTTGGGCTGCTACAAGTATGTTCTTCATATAGCGGACCATGTCCGATaaatgcgtttcaaaaattacaatatattcaacaattttatgCACCTGTGGAAAGGAATGATTACATAATACGCTTCGACGATAAAAAAtgtcaaaatgaaaatatcgtcGGAGGAAAAGCATTTTCACttgcaattttaatttctattaaaaacaaaaac TTCGTCATACCAAACGGATTTTGCATTACTGTTTTTGCGTTGGAATTGCAATTACATAcacataaaaaattacaaaaagttaTCGAAGATATCGAACATGTTAGCGTTGGTAAAAAGGATGGTGACTTGCAAGAGTATTGCAATAGGGCGGTCCAGATCATTCAGTCGACTCCGATTGTCGATGGAATTAGGGAGTCCATTCTGAGGGCAATAAATGAATTAGAGGCAGAAAATAGAAGTGATACACCGAATAGATATGCAATAAGATCTAGCGCTGTTGGCGAAGACAGTGAAGAAACTTCAGCTGCTGGTCAGAATTCAACATATTTGGGTATTCAAGGCATAGACAACATAATTCAGAGCGTAGCTATGTGTTGGGCAAGTTTGTACTCATACCAAAGTGTCATGTATAG AAAACAGCATGGTATGTTTGTAAAAGCAACCATGGGAGTTTGTGTTCAGAAAATGGTAAATGCTGATGCTGCTGGTGTAATGTTTACCAGACATCCGACTACTGGAAACCCGTCAAACATTGTTATCACAGCGAATTATGGTTTAGGAGag ACCGTGGTGTCAGCTACAGTTGAACCAGACACGATAGTAGTTCATAAAAGTTGGGATAATAAATTAACTGTAAAAAATTCTGTGTCAGGCAGTAAACAACAAAAACTGCTAGTAAGCAACAATGGTGTGGTTACAGTCGACTTGAATGagcaggaaaagaaggaaatctGTATATCTGAGGATATGACTTTGCGATTAGCCGCTATTGGAGTAGATTTAGAAACTCTATTTGGTAGTGCTCGAGATATAGAATGGGCAATAATAAACCAGCAGATTTATTTGCTTCAAGCTCGACCAATTACTACTTTGTATACATGGACAGAGTTTGAGATAATGCACGAATTAGATACAGAAGTGCTAAACGATATTGATATGTTCACGTTTGCCAATGTAGGCGAGGTAATGCCGTATCCACTATCACCTTTATCAATCTCTTTATTTGTAAAGACAATTAACAACTTATTGAATATTAGACATCATATTTCTAATCGTTCCTCTTTAAACATAACAACGATGAGATGCACTATGAATTACTTGAAT GCGTTTCACAGAGATGTTGGGAAATATATATCAACTCTGAATAAAATTGCTGATATTTCTTTCAGTGGGAATGTAGTGGTCACGCCTGAAATTCATAAAGTTGCTCTTGAAAAATTTGGTCCAGCTACTGCATGCAGACAGTTGTTTCAGCTCTATAGAATGATTTCAGATATGTTCACCGTCAATATTGTAGAAAAGACTGCCAAACAAGTGCATcagaattttattctaaatGCTGAAAATTTTCATACTACCTACAGcttatataatgaaattaataataaatatccagTATACGCTGAA TTGTTGGATCATCATCTACACACAACAGCAGTCAGTACTGCTTACAAAATGTTTGCGATATTGCTGTTAATGAAAAGTTATAAGGATTTTGTGCCTGATCATTTTTCAGACACTGCTATTTTACTGGGATCCTGTAATGATATTATTAGCGGTCAAGTAGTAATAggaattaaaaaagtaataagGTACATTAGAAAGAGTGAAATTGATGAAGAATTTAAGAAGTTGGATCCCACTAAGGCTATTCAATGGTTGAAAGTTAACTGTCCACCAGCTGCAATAGAGGTGGAAAATATTTTGCGAGAACATGGACACAGGTGTGTCCAGGAATTAGACTTCTTTTCAGAATCTTGGTCTCTTAAACCAGAGAACCTTATCGTAACTCTTCAG ACAATGATCTCGTCCCCAAATACGAACGTTACAAAAAAGGCATTAAACCCAGAGGAAACAGTAGCCTTATTGAAAACACCAAAATCgaggattataaaattaattttaaaaaagctGATCCCTCTGTCTAGAAGAGCTATCGTGCAAAGAGAATTAACGAAATCGTTACTCTCTAGTATAACACACAAATTCAAATTAGCATATAGGAGATTGGGAAAATTAATGGTCTTGGAAGAATATCTACCCAGCGAGgatcttattttctttttaacaaatGAGGAATTAGGAGAAATATTAAGTCAccgaaatatttctagtgttgCAAG AGCTTTCcgtagaagaaaaatatatcacCACGTGAAACAGCTTCGCTATCCAGAACTTGGCACTGGCATGCCAATTCCAATTCAG GATGATACAAATGTCGATAGATTCTTGGCGGCAGATGGTTCGATAAAAATTCAAGGGGTAACGGTATGTGGAGGTTCCGTGCTTAACAGGGCATGCGTGATTACAGATTTATCAGATGCGCATAAGATCCAAAGTGGTGACATTTTAATTACACATGCTACTGATATTGCTTGGTCCCCATATTTTGCTTTATTAAGTGGCATAGTTACGGAATTAGGTGGGCTTATAAGTCACGGTGCTGTTGTAGCTAGAGAATACGGTCTGCCTTGTATAATCGCCGCGAAGAAAGCTACTCAACTTTTCAGAACAG gTGACACAGTATTATTAATCGCAGACTCTGGAATTTTACAATTGGTAAAGAAATGTGATTCAGAAGAAGAAATGAagatacataattaa
- the LOC116435140 gene encoding rifampicin phosphotransferase-like isoform X3, translating to MLRNLSQGDKCSDENIEHVRLNFIFIANSIPLKWPEDWSPKLHSDVLAREQWRNPQWMNKIKQLDYTGTDYFGSLLGQVRYNDGLTSTLYLRGLHQHRWGKHESYEFKESVTLFGVMLYGSLCYLNASSTKQNFPRIQSGQFRDNKEDIRNIDSMGFTLSDFIGKELTNDSEYRTWFTADGEDYDILIKLGDSVTMYYGQPWNWKNEIIPVKLKFNGQPGVGLLQVCSSYSGPCPINAFQKLQYIQQFYAPVERNDYIIRFDDKKCQNENIVGGKAFSLAILISIKNKNFVIPNGFCITVFALELQLHTHKKLQKVIEDIEHVSVGKKDGDLQEYCNRAVQIIQSTPIVDGIRESILRAINELEAENRSDTPNRYAIRSSAVGEDSEETSAAGQNSTYLGIQGIDNIIQSVAMCWASLYSYQSVMYRKQHGMFVKATMGVCVQKMVNADAAGVMFTRHPTTGNPSNIVITANYGLGETVVSATVEPDTIVVHKSWDNKLTVKNSVSGSKQQKLLVSNNGVVTVDLNEQEKKEICISEDMTLRLAAIGVDLETLFGSARDIEWAIINQQIYLLQARPITTLYTWTEFEIMHELDTEVLNDIDMFTFANVGEVMPYPLSPLSISLFVKTINNLLNIRHHISNRSSLNITTMRCTMNYLNAFHRDVGKYISTLNKIADISFSGNVVVTPEIHKVALEKFGPATACRQLFQLYRMISDMFTVNIVEKTAKQVHQNFILNAENFHTTYSLYNEINNKYPVYAELLDHHLHTTAVSTAYKMFAILLLMKSYKDFVPDHFSDTAILLGSCNDIISGQVVIGIKKVIRYIRKSEIDEEFKKLDPTKAIQWLKVNCPPAAIEVENILREHGHRCVQELDFFSESWSLKPENLIVTLQTMISSPNTNVTKKALNPEETVALLKTPKSRIIKLILKKLIPLSRRAIVQRELTKSLLSSITHKFKLAYRRLGKLMVLEEYLPSEDLIFFLTNEELGEILSHRNISSVARAFRRRKIYHHVKQLRYPELGTGMPIPIQDDTNVDRFLAADGSIKIQGVTVCGGSVLNRACVITDLSDAHKIQSGDILITHATDIAWSPYFALLSGIVTELGGLISHGAVVAREYGLPCIIAAKKATQLFRTGDTVLLIADSGILQLVKKCDSEEEMKIHN from the exons ATGCTTAGGAATTTGAGTCAGGGTGATAAATGTAGCGACGAAAATATTGAACACGTTCGGTTGAACTTCAT atttattgcaAACTCTATACCCTTGAAGTGGCCAGAGGATTGGAGTCCTAAACTGCATTCAGACGTTCTAGCTCGTGAGCAATGGAGAAATCCTCAGTGGATGAACAAGat aaaacaaCTGGATTACACAGGTACCGATTACTTTGGATCTTTGCTGGGCCAAGTAAGGTATAACGATGGCCTTACTTCTACGTTATATTTGCGCGGACTGCACCAACATCGTTGGGGAAAACATGAATCTTATGAATTTAAAGAATCTGTTACGTTGTTCGGTGTGATGTTGTATGGATCCTTGTGTTATCTTAATGCGAGCAGTACAAAGCAAAATTTTCCGAG AATACAGTCTGGACAGTTTAGAGACAATAAAGAAGATATTCGAAATATAGATAGTATGGGATTCACATTATCTGATTTCATAGGAAAGGAATTGACAAACGATTCAGAGTACAGAACATGGTTTACAG cTGATGGTGAAGATTATGATATTCTTATAAAACTTGGTGACTCTGTAACTATGTATTATGGTCAACCATGGAATTGGAAAAATGAGATTATTCcagtgaaattgaaattcaatggaCAACCAG gtGTTGGGCTGCTACAAGTATGTTCTTCATATAGCGGACCATGTCCGATaaatgcgtttcaaaaattacaatatattcaacaattttatgCACCTGTGGAAAGGAATGATTACATAATACGCTTCGACGATAAAAAAtgtcaaaatgaaaatatcgtcGGAGGAAAAGCATTTTCACttgcaattttaatttctattaaaaacaaaaac TTCGTCATACCAAACGGATTTTGCATTACTGTTTTTGCGTTGGAATTGCAATTACATAcacataaaaaattacaaaaagttaTCGAAGATATCGAACATGTTAGCGTTGGTAAAAAGGATGGTGACTTGCAAGAGTATTGCAATAGGGCGGTCCAGATCATTCAGTCGACTCCGATTGTCGATGGAATTAGGGAGTCCATTCTGAGGGCAATAAATGAATTAGAGGCAGAAAATAGAAGTGATACACCGAATAGATATGCAATAAGATCTAGCGCTGTTGGCGAAGACAGTGAAGAAACTTCAGCTGCTGGTCAGAATTCAACATATTTGGGTATTCAAGGCATAGACAACATAATTCAGAGCGTAGCTATGTGTTGGGCAAGTTTGTACTCATACCAAAGTGTCATGTATAG AAAACAGCATGGTATGTTTGTAAAAGCAACCATGGGAGTTTGTGTTCAGAAAATGGTAAATGCTGATGCTGCTGGTGTAATGTTTACCAGACATCCGACTACTGGAAACCCGTCAAACATTGTTATCACAGCGAATTATGGTTTAGGAGag ACCGTGGTGTCAGCTACAGTTGAACCAGACACGATAGTAGTTCATAAAAGTTGGGATAATAAATTAACTGTAAAAAATTCTGTGTCAGGCAGTAAACAACAAAAACTGCTAGTAAGCAACAATGGTGTGGTTACAGTCGACTTGAATGagcaggaaaagaaggaaatctGTATATCTGAGGATATGACTTTGCGATTAGCCGCTATTGGAGTAGATTTAGAAACTCTATTTGGTAGTGCTCGAGATATAGAATGGGCAATAATAAACCAGCAGATTTATTTGCTTCAAGCTCGACCAATTACTACTTTGTATACATGGACAGAGTTTGAGATAATGCACGAATTAGATACAGAAGTGCTAAACGATATTGATATGTTCACGTTTGCCAATGTAGGCGAGGTAATGCCGTATCCACTATCACCTTTATCAATCTCTTTATTTGTAAAGACAATTAACAACTTATTGAATATTAGACATCATATTTCTAATCGTTCCTCTTTAAACATAACAACGATGAGATGCACTATGAATTACTTGAAT GCGTTTCACAGAGATGTTGGGAAATATATATCAACTCTGAATAAAATTGCTGATATTTCTTTCAGTGGGAATGTAGTGGTCACGCCTGAAATTCATAAAGTTGCTCTTGAAAAATTTGGTCCAGCTACTGCATGCAGACAGTTGTTTCAGCTCTATAGAATGATTTCAGATATGTTCACCGTCAATATTGTAGAAAAGACTGCCAAACAAGTGCATcagaattttattctaaatGCTGAAAATTTTCATACTACCTACAGcttatataatgaaattaataataaatatccagTATACGCTGAA TTGTTGGATCATCATCTACACACAACAGCAGTCAGTACTGCTTACAAAATGTTTGCGATATTGCTGTTAATGAAAAGTTATAAGGATTTTGTGCCTGATCATTTTTCAGACACTGCTATTTTACTGGGATCCTGTAATGATATTATTAGCGGTCAAGTAGTAATAggaattaaaaaagtaataagGTACATTAGAAAGAGTGAAATTGATGAAGAATTTAAGAAGTTGGATCCCACTAAGGCTATTCAATGGTTGAAAGTTAACTGTCCACCAGCTGCAATAGAGGTGGAAAATATTTTGCGAGAACATGGACACAGGTGTGTCCAGGAATTAGACTTCTTTTCAGAATCTTGGTCTCTTAAACCAGAGAACCTTATCGTAACTCTTCAG ACAATGATCTCGTCCCCAAATACGAACGTTACAAAAAAGGCATTAAACCCAGAGGAAACAGTAGCCTTATTGAAAACACCAAAATCgaggattataaaattaattttaaaaaagctGATCCCTCTGTCTAGAAGAGCTATCGTGCAAAGAGAATTAACGAAATCGTTACTCTCTAGTATAACACACAAATTCAAATTAGCATATAGGAGATTGGGAAAATTAATGGTCTTGGAAGAATATCTACCCAGCGAGgatcttattttctttttaacaaatGAGGAATTAGGAGAAATATTAAGTCAccgaaatatttctagtgttgCAAG AGCTTTCcgtagaagaaaaatatatcacCACGTGAAACAGCTTCGCTATCCAGAACTTGGCACTGGCATGCCAATTCCAATTCAG GATGATACAAATGTCGATAGATTCTTGGCGGCAGATGGTTCGATAAAAATTCAAGGGGTAACGGTATGTGGAGGTTCCGTGCTTAACAGGGCATGCGTGATTACAGATTTATCAGATGCGCATAAGATCCAAAGTGGTGACATTTTAATTACACATGCTACTGATATTGCTTGGTCCCCATATTTTGCTTTATTAAGTGGCATAGTTACGGAATTAGGTGGGCTTATAAGTCACGGTGCTGTTGTAGCTAGAGAATACGGTCTGCCTTGTATAATCGCCGCGAAGAAAGCTACTCAACTTTTCAGAACAG gTGACACAGTATTATTAATCGCAGACTCTGGAATTTTACAATTGGTAAAGAAATGTGATTCAGAAGAAGAAATGAagatacataattaa